From a region of the Tiliqua scincoides isolate rTilSci1 chromosome 4, rTilSci1.hap2, whole genome shotgun sequence genome:
- the C4H6orf132 gene encoding uncharacterized protein C6orf132 homolog: MKKNSSMQGTFSRLFGKKHGNSGNSSTTSLYVTNPPWVFTQEVSSDKLKSSGDIDGIYYGDNRFGSVTDSGTATLKARPRVRPLLTFLPLSAQEAHGVAVPTPSVPEGFEEKASLGLGSQINGGYRKYNSVLDLRSKAFDEDYFNNEDIPPPPSVPPPPPPSSIDIPSPPPPLVEVPPPPPSVEAPPPPPSVEAPPPPPMVPPPAPPTKPVVSPSFLAPSSYPYSNVSSPSTPSPPDFIPPPPPLAFMDDASPLVPPPPPPLPFNTPPFSNGVSKWKSETVLNIRQSENSLPNLNLTSPPTPNQKESQLLRSSPEPHLTFPRSLKVPPPTPVRTSSMPSGEKESSPQEEELLKMVFHSRPALPSSFTIQTATMVHSKGEAGEKAALEKPSILITDNSKVTSDSNGSSTSSLKHEVSVAEETKFPTPESASSDDDDWKERTNLDKLKHELSALLSSSCRKDDRQPERTVIPKTKTSNTDGNQGSTDELKRVKPAVTGPQLPIGTESERKEKTSKKAPSPGKAFTGDALPAADSKSTTIPTNSVMKFRNELEAVLSPTKDGGPPLALANLRHKPETKKQVTLQFGGSQSRVPKLPTNQNPAMSELTKKVPESPGASSGKSPSGNTGKLPASPLKQKNEPVAPAAPSPLSSGTTSPVRTASPNMDFSLLQYKTHRTRFGSVDSLGSGTSSQTTEDGPVNTNNVESQRDSAESMSSRTSTLSRNTEQANNHVLFHPVTGEKVERGSPMALLLAAQQRAQKGRCSSATTSRQNSYVSEKPSPKLSEKLLNSTQLETGSSSSSTIYYSDSKPNTVTVVPKSPQRASHAVLESKQPNGPDTSESKIWSTSGLGQREHKPYSSSSASEQCRNVQQLRESESQNPPAPNRSGASVFKQALAESSHLKQQGLHSTPETSLSSVTVPQSHTQSNNDDVDVGFNYEIIPPPPEFSNDAIRVTDGFSNGQDSLKGLTPRRDDQVSDKQPSYNNSRYSYGNSYPLTPKSALESSTKPSGYSHHYPGGTYSTGYLGSYSNSRPLIKKRLYVSDSDKSYGRSSMTSRSMSTPTTYGHNTMAYNSQVAEGMRRMNPGHRNVPNSAQGRRVSLELPGTMVTYNNPAGDIKYRGQNGEYPTNVAAASRPSHGSQQYGGTANTFTVRPGTRQPISYSHQGGLR, from the exons AGTGCTCAAGAGGCACATGGAGTGGCTGTACCAACACCGTCAGTGCCTGAAGGCTTTGAAGAGAAAGCATCTCTGG GGCTTGGGTCCCAAATCAATGGTGGTTATAGAAAGTATAATTCAGTTCTTGATCTGAGGTCCAAGGCATTTGATGAGGACTACTTCAACAATGAGgacattccaccccctccatcagttcctccaccaccacctccatccTCCATTGACATACCATCACCTCCACCACCCTTGGTGGAAGTTCCACCTCCACCACCTTCAGTGGAagctccacctccaccaccttcAGTGGAagctccacctccacccccaatggtgcctcctccagccccaccAACAAAGCCAGTTGTGTCTCCTTCATTCCTGGCCCCATCTTCATATCCATATTCTAACGTGTCTTCTCCCAGTACTCCATCTCCACCAGACTtcattcctcccccacctcctctaGCATTTATGGATGATGCATCCCCTCTTGtgcctccccctccaccaccactCCCCTTCAATACTCCACCATTCTCAAATGGTGTGTCCAAGTGGAAATCTGAGACTGTTCTAAATATTAGGCAGTCAGAAAACAGCCTTCCTAATCTGAACCTCACTTCCCCACCAACCCCTAACCAGAAGGAGTCACAACTGCTCCGATCCAGCCCAGAGCCTCATCTCACCTTCCCCAGGTCACTTAAAGtgcctcccccaacccctgtgAGAACATCATCCATGCCCTCAGGGGAAAAGGAATCCAGCCCACAAGAAGAGGAGCTTCTCAAGATGGTTTTTCATAGCCGGCCTGCCCTGCCATCTTCCTTTACTATACAAACTGCAACCATGGTTCACTCAAAGGGAGAAGCTGGGGAGAAAGCTGCTTTGGAAAAGCCTTCCATATTAATAACCGATAATTCAAAAGTGACATCAGACTCTAATGGTTCTTCTACTTCCTCGCTGAAACATGAGGTATCAGTTGCAGAAGAGACCAAATTTCCTACTCCAGAGAGTGCATCCTCTGATGATGATGACTGGAAGGAGCGCACCAACCTGGACAAACTGAAGCATGAATTGTCAGCCCTGCTGTCCTCTTCATGCCGAAAGGACGACAGGCAGCCTGAAAGAACTGTAATTCCCAAGACTAAAACCAGCAATACTGATGGTAACCAGGGTAGTACTGATGAATTAAAACGAGTTAAGCCTGCTGTGACAGGCCCACAGTTGCCCATAGGGACAGAGAGTGAGAGGAAAGAGAAGACAAGCAAGAAAGCACCCTCTCCAGGCAAAGCTTTCACTGGTGATGCTCTCCCAGCTGCAGACAGTAAATCCACCACTATCCCAACAAACTCAGTTATGAAATTCAGGAATGAGCTGGAAGCTGTGTTGTCCCCAACCAAGGACGGAGGACCACCCTTGGCTCTTGCAAACCTGAGGCACAAACCAGAAACAAAGAAACAAGTTACTCTTCAGTTTGGTGGCAGCCAGTCCAGGGTCCCAAAACTCCCCACAAATCAGAATCCTGCAATGTCAGAACTGACAAAGAAAGTGCCCGAGAGTCCTGGTGCCTCATCTGGTAAGTCGCCATCTGGGAACACTGGCAAACTTCCAGCCTCTCCTCTGAAACAAAAGAACGAACCTGTGGCTCCAGCTGCACCTTCACCCCTTTCTTCTGGGACCACCTCGCCAGTACGAACTGCCTCTCCCAACATGGATTTTTCACTCCTGCAATACAAGACACATCGGACAAGGTTTGGCTCTGTTGACAGCCTGGGCTCTGGGACTTCTTCCCAAACTACAGAAGACGGACCCGTGAACACAAACAACGTTGAAAGCCAAAGAGACTCTGCCGAGTCCATGTCGTCACGGACATCCACGCTCTCTAGGAACACAGAGCAAGCAAATAATCATGTTTTGTTCCATCCTGTTACAGGAGAAAAAGTCGAGAGAGGCTCTCCAATGGCTCTTCTCTTGGCTGCACAACAGCGGGCCCAGAAAGGCAGGTGTTCTTCTGCCACAACTTCTCGACAGAACAGTTACGTATCTGAGAAGCCTTCACCCAAGTTATCAGAGAAGCTGCTGAATAGCACCCAGTTAGAGACTgggtcatcctcctcctccactatcTACTACAGTGACTCCAAGCCCAACACTGTCACAGTTGTGCCAAAGTCCCCTCAAAGGGCATCTCATGCAGTCTTAGAAAGCAAGCAGCCTAATGGGCCAGATACCTCGGAGAGCAAGATCTGGAGCACATCAGGATTAGGGCAGAGAGAACATAAGCCTTATTCATCCTCCAGTGCTTCAGAGCAATGCAGGAATGTGCAGCAACTGAGGGAGAGTGAATCTCAGAATCCTCCCGCACCAAACAGGTCTGGTGCTTCTGTTTTCAAACAAGCCCTTGCCGAGTCCAGCCACTTGAAACAGCAAGGCCTTCACAGCACACCTGAGACTTCCTTGTCCTCGGTCACTGTACCCCAAAGTCACACTCAGAGCAACAATGATGACGTGGATGTGGGGTTTAACTATGAGATCATTCCCCCACCACCAGAGTTCAGCAATGATGCCATCAGGGTCACAGATGGTTTTTCAAATGGGCAAGATAGTCTTAAAGGCCTTACCCCTCGAAGAGATGATCAGGTCTCAGACAAGCAACCTTCTTATAATAATTCACGCTATAGCTATGGCAACAGTTACCCTCTGACACCTAAATCAGCTCTGGAAAGCAGCACAAAGCCCAGCGGATACAGCCACCATTATCCAGGTGGGACATATTCGACCGGCTACCTCGGTTCCTACTCCAACAGCCGCCCTCTGATAAAGAAGCGTCTTTATGTGTCTGACTCAGATAAGTCGTACGGGAGATCATCCATGACTTCTCGCAGCATGAGCACACCCACCACCTATGGCCACAATACAATGGCATACAACTCTCAGGTTGCAGAGGGAATGCGCCGGATGAACCCTGGTCATAGGAATGTCCCCAACAGTGCCCAAGGCAGGAGGGTCTCCCTGGAACTACCTGGGACAATGGTGACTTATAATAATCCTGCTGGTGATATCAAGTacagagggcagaatggagagtATCCTACCAATGTGGCAGCTGCTAGCAG ACCTTCCCATGGAAGTCAACAGTATGGTGGAACTGCAAATACATTTACTGTCAGACCCGGGACAAGACAACCCATTTCTTACTCACACCAAGGAGGTCTTCGATAA